A window from Candidatus Gracilibacteria bacterium encodes these proteins:
- a CDS encoding tetratricopeptide repeat protein encodes MKNSATQIGLIALSSFLFLTLALLFVSFAKPLLQANLLEESLQIPAADLPLNYETRLSKGDQLFENGYYKLAAAEYSIAISLEESEEEAYSKLGGAYLKMGAYADALGSFKRAYELRPSDETRVAVAVGLMRVKDFAAAKSLLEEGNVEDQATVFYLGLIEMAFGNFEEAERKIEKAADLSGNLANGLIQPFQSAFLTYKEQQGAQLITLKALLTKALIDADEYPLAEDLGLQILNEKNDYRDVWILLGYAELKMEKFMEAEDAFKQAKKLDAVKPETHYFLGLAHFEQEEYEEAVDAFELALLYDFEPEGEAYRKLAESQNKLGRYEDALAAYEYLTKIDAGDFTLFEEALRLSMEELGDLDRALTLAKEGVSSFPQNAEAYAALAAVHLSRGELEEANEAIDSAFDLDPNLAIAHYTAGLLRLAQNNKDGAQWEFKKAYELANPGDALSIEAAKQYNALNLSEQENPGCSLLFSCVLSWVGF; translated from the coding sequence ATGAAAAACAGCGCCACTCAAATTGGACTCATCGCCCTTTCCTCATTCCTTTTTCTGACGCTCGCTCTCCTCTTTGTGAGTTTTGCAAAACCTCTGCTCCAGGCTAATCTTTTAGAAGAATCCCTCCAAATCCCGGCCGCAGACCTCCCCCTCAATTATGAAACGCGCCTTTCCAAAGGCGACCAACTTTTTGAAAACGGCTATTATAAGCTGGCGGCAGCGGAATACTCCATAGCCATCAGCTTGGAAGAAAGCGAAGAGGAAGCATATTCCAAACTCGGAGGAGCGTATCTCAAAATGGGGGCCTATGCCGACGCGCTGGGAAGCTTTAAAAGAGCTTACGAACTCAGACCCAGCGATGAAACGCGCGTAGCGGTGGCCGTGGGACTCATGCGAGTGAAAGACTTTGCTGCGGCAAAATCACTATTGGAGGAAGGCAATGTCGAAGATCAGGCCACTGTATTTTATTTGGGACTCATCGAAATGGCCTTTGGAAACTTTGAAGAAGCCGAAAGGAAAATCGAAAAAGCCGCGGATTTGAGTGGGAACTTGGCCAATGGGCTCATCCAACCCTTTCAAAGTGCTTTCTTAACATACAAAGAGCAGCAAGGCGCTCAGCTCATCACCTTAAAAGCTCTGCTCACCAAAGCATTGATTGATGCGGACGAATATCCTTTGGCGGAAGACTTGGGCCTCCAAATTTTGAACGAAAAAAACGATTACCGGGATGTATGGATACTCCTGGGCTATGCCGAACTGAAAATGGAGAAATTTATGGAAGCGGAAGACGCCTTCAAACAAGCTAAAAAGTTGGACGCCGTAAAACCGGAGACGCATTACTTCTTGGGACTGGCTCATTTTGAACAAGAAGAATACGAGGAAGCCGTGGATGCATTTGAGTTGGCGTTGCTCTATGACTTCGAACCTGAGGGTGAGGCATATCGCAAATTGGCGGAGAGCCAAAATAAACTCGGCCGCTACGAAGATGCGCTGGCCGCATACGAATACCTCACCAAAATCGATGCCGGTGACTTTACGCTGTTTGAAGAAGCCCTCCGTTTATCCATGGAAGAACTGGGGGATCTCGACCGAGCGCTGACCTTGGCAAAAGAGGGAGTCAGCAGCTTTCCGCAAAATGCAGAGGCCTATGCCGCCTTGGCGGCCGTGCACTTGAGCCGAGGAGAACTGGAAGAAGCAAACGAAGCCATCGACTCCGCCTTTGATCTAGATCCCAACCTGGCCATTGCCCATTACACCGCAGGGCTGCTGCGTTTAGCCCAAAACAACAAGGATGGAGCACAATGGGAATTCAAAAAAGCCTACGAATTGGCCAATCCCGGGGACGCGCTCAGCATTGAAGCCGCGAAGCAATACAACGCCTTAAACCTTAGCGAGCAAGAAAATCCATGATGCTCCCTTCTCTTTTCCTGTGTTTTATCTTGGGTCTGATTTTAG
- the ruvC gene encoding crossover junction endodeoxyribonuclease RuvC, with product MRILGIDPGLATTGFAVLEMNAKKEKKLLTVGVLRTAAKRPLGERLKEIHTDISEIIRDYKPSICSIEQIFFSKNVTTGIQVSHARGVIILALEEAGLMVHEISPSAMKRALTGDGRADKKAIQKMVMLELNLKQVPKPDDAADALSLALTLAATIRGPHEKQRHSNWTHRPFLIPFSDARSPLCEFCKTSAPG from the coding sequence ATGCGCATTCTTGGAATAGACCCCGGCCTCGCCACCACCGGTTTTGCCGTTTTAGAAATGAATGCAAAAAAAGAGAAAAAGCTCCTCACCGTGGGAGTCTTGCGTACGGCCGCGAAGCGGCCTCTGGGGGAAAGACTCAAAGAAATCCATACGGATATAAGTGAAATTATCCGTGACTACAAGCCAAGCATCTGCTCCATTGAACAAATTTTTTTCTCAAAGAATGTTACGACGGGAATTCAAGTTTCCCACGCCCGCGGCGTGATCATTTTGGCATTGGAAGAAGCCGGGCTCATGGTGCACGAAATCAGTCCAAGCGCCATGAAGCGCGCCCTCACGGGTGATGGGCGCGCGGATAAAAAAGCCATTCAAAAAATGGTCATGCTGGAACTCAATCTCAAACAAGTGCCCAAACCTGACGACGCTGCCGATGCTCTAAGCCTTGCCCTAACCCTTGCCGCTACGATAAGATGACCCCATGAAAAACAGCGCCACTCAAATTGGACTCATCGCCCTTTCCTCATTCCTTTTTCTGACGCTCGCTCTCCTCTTTGTGAGTTTTGCAAAACCTCTGCTCCAGGCTAA